The Sneathiella limimaris region GTATCTGGTGAAAGCCTATGAGCATAAAGGGGTGAACCTGATCCAACTTGCCGGGAAATGGACCTTTTTAACCGCTCCAGATCTTGCCTGGCTGTTACAGGATGAAAAGGAAACGGAGCGGAAACTGAGCCGCGCAGCGCTGGAAACCCTCTCTATTATCGCCTATCACCAACCGATCACCCGTGCGGAGATTGAAGAAATCCGCGGCGTAGGTCTTAGTCGAGGTGTGATGGATATCCTGTTTGATGCTGGTTGGATCCGTCCGCGTGGACGCAGAAGAACGCCAGGTCGTCCTGTGACCTATGGCACGACGGAGGAATTCCTGATCCATTTTGGCCTTGATGATGTCCGTGATCTTCCCGGTTTTGACGAGATGAAGGCGAGCGGCCTGTTGAATATGGAGCCGAGTGGGCTGTTTGATGACATCCCTGGAGTTGAAGCCGCTACTGAGCTCGATCCTGAGGAAGAAGAGGACTGATCAAAGGTTAAGGTACATGTAGCTGGTGGGAACCAGTTTGTCTGTATCAGGCTCTTTGGCAAACCCAGGTATAATTCCTGCTAGCTGAAACCCATGTCCTTCGTAGAGGCGCTGTGCCGGACTGTCGGTAACAGTATCCAGTGTAACCAGGTTTTTGCCCATCGAGTTTGCTCGCTCAATCAGAACCCGCATCAGCTTATCCGCGATACCGAGCCTTCTGTAGTTTGGATGGACCAGCAGTTTGGTCACTTCTGCACGATGGATTTGGTTAGGGGTGAGTTTCTTGATTAACTGAACGGTCCCGGCAAGTTTGCCATCTTGTAGGGCTATCCAACAGTCTCTTTCATTCCTTTGAAGAGCTGGTAGGGCGTTTTCTATCCAGTAGGCTTCTGCCTCTTGCAGGCTGAACGGCAAAATGAAATTTACATTCGCGCCTGCTTCGACACAGGCTTTCAAGCAACCAGATAGATCCGCCACGAAATCGGGAAGGCTGTCGGCGTTTAATTCTTTAATTTCCAAATTCGTCATGGATCGAAGCCTTTATACAAGAGCAAGAATATATGTGGCTGCGGAGCCAGCAGGGGTTTCAAAGCGGGTGGGGCCAAAACTGTGATATCTGAGGCTATCACCAGCATTCAGGGTGTAGGAAATTTCGTCTACGGTGACGGACAGGGAGCCGTCCAGCAGATGGAGGTGATGTTCAAGGCCTGGCAGGCTTGGTTTGTCATATGCGATGACTTGCCCCGCTTCAATTCGGCATTTTAGAAGCTCTGCTTTCAGCGACTGTGAAGGGGGCGATACAGATAGACGATAGAATCCCTTTTCCCTATCTCGCCATTCAGGTTGATCTGAGGCTGAAACTTTGGCGGTAAAGCTGTCTTCGACCATGGAGAGCAGTCTTGAGAGGGTGAGACCATAAGCCGCACAGAGTTTACTGAGGATATCAGTTGTGGGGCTAACCTCACTATTTTCCATACGCGAGAGGGTTGCCCGGCTGATGCCTGTTTCCTGGGCTAACTGTTCCAGCGACCAGCTTTTCTCTGCGCGTAAGCTTTTTAGCCGTTTTGCCAGTCTCGAGCCTAAATCTTCCTGCATGATTGTGTCTGCCCTAGAGGTTTTGACTTGTTTCTAATTTGGGAAATTATTCCAAATATGAGAATAGTCAAGCGGGAAATTTTAGACGTGATTGCTTGACTGCAAATAATTATCATTTACTTCAAACGTTGCTGCGATTATTCAATGGCTTCAAGTTTCAGGGAGAGGTCCGCCAATTTGACAACTGCCGCGTCCATAGAAAATAGCCCACCGGTTTCAAGAAACCGAAAGAAGTACTTGGGTGGGACGTTGTCTTTGTTGTCCCTGTTGGTCGCTGCCATTGTTGCGACGCCTGTGCTCGTTGTCGCGGGTTTCATGTTCGTTCCTGCGTGGGACGTGTGGGCCCATCTCGTCAATACAGTCCTGGCCACTTATCTGCTGAATACACTCATTCTACTGGTTTGTGTGACAGTTTTGGTTCTGTCTATTGGGGTTCCAACGGCATGGCTGGTCACCATGTATCAGTTTCCAGGAAGTCGCATTTTTTCATGGGCTCTCTTTCTGCCCCTCGCAATGCCAGCCTACATTATCGCCTATACCTACACAGGCATGTTCGACTTTGCCGGGCCAGTTCAAACCTTTTTAAGGGAATTATTTGGTTGGTCCCGAAACGATTACTGGTTTCCTCATATTAGATCTGTAGGCGGTGCGGCCTTGATGTTGGGGCTTGTGCTTTATCCTTACGTATTTTTGGTGAGCAGGGCAGCCTTTCTTGAACAATCAATTGCAGCCCTTGAAGTGGGCCGCACACTTGGGCGTAAGCCATTTCGGGTCTTTTTCGAAATTGCTTTGCCGTTGGCCAGACCTGCGATTGTGGCGGGCCTAGCACTTGCCTTGATGGAGACCTTGAGTGACTTTGGAACGGTTCAGTATTTTGCAGTAGATACTTTTACGACCGGAATTTACCGAACCTGGCTAGGCTTAGGTGAGCCAGCTGCTGCTGCGCAGCTGGCAGCGCTGCTGATGGTGTTTGTTTTTACGCTGGTTATTCTGGAGCGCTACAACCGGGGGCGTCGCAAATATCATCATACCGGTAGTAAATATCAAACAATCCGACGGGTTCCGCTGAAAGGTTCAAAGGCTATTTGGGCATTTTTGGCCTGTTTCCTGCCCATTTTTCTTGGATTTTTGCTTCCAGTAGGGTGGCTTCTCAATAAAAGCTTTCTTTACCCCGAAACAGTTTTGAATGACGAATTTCCGGATTTGCTGACCAGTAGCATCGGTGTCGCAGCGGGAGCAAGTTTTGTGGCTTTGTTGGTGGCGCTTTTCCTTGTTTATGCCAAACGCAGTGGTCAAAAGCGACACGGGTCGGGTCTAAGATCCCTAAGTTTAAGAGTGGCCGCAATGGGTTATGCGATCCCGGGCCCAGTTCTAGCAGTTGGGATTATGATTCCATTTGGATTTCTGGATAACAGTATTGATCAATGGGCGCGGCAGTTGTTTGGAATATCAACGGGTCTTCTGTTAAGCGGAACCTTGTTTGCCTTGATGTTTGCCTATTTGGTCCGGTTTCTTGCAGTGTCCTTGGGAACCGTGGAAGCCAGCGTCGAGAAAATCACCCCCAGTATGGAACAGGCGGCAACCGTTATGGGCGTAACCGGGCTCTCGCAGCTCTGGCGGGTTCATATACCTATCATTTCCGGAAGTTTGTTGACGGCGCTTTTAATGGTGTTTGTGGATGTATTAAAGGAATTGCCAGCAACCTTAATCATGCGACCCTTTGGGTTTGAAACGCTGGCTGTAAGGGCATATGAACTTGCAGCAGATGAGCGCCTTGCGGAAGCAGCAGGGCCTTCCATTGCAATTGTCTTGGCCGGTATTGTTCCTGTCATTATTCTCAGCCGGGCAATTGGAAAAGCGCGCCCAGGACAGAAAGACGTAATCGGTGAGTAGTTTATGACGCATCTTTTGTTATCCAACATACATCACCGGCTCAGTGAGAGCTTCTCTCTGCAAATTGAGCGACTGGAAATGAAGGATGGAGAAATCCTGTGTCTTTTAGGGCCATCCGGTTGTGGGAAATCGACGACACTACGAATGGTCGCCGGTCTTGAGAGCCCGGTGAAGGGTAATATCCTGATCCGCGGGCACCTGGTTGCGGGTGAGGGGCGCTTTGTGGAACCGGAAGATCGGCGCGTTGGTCTGGTTTTCCAGGACTATGCTTTGTTTCCGCATTTGACTGTTGCTGATAATGTGGCATTTGGACTTGATGATCTGGGGAAATCATCACGCAAGAGGGTTTCGCTCGCCGCTTTAGAGCAGGTTGGCCTTGCGAATTATGCAGATAAATACCCGCATATGCTATCGGGTGGGGAACAGCAGCGGGTGGCGCTGGCCCGCGCTTTGGCACCCAATCCTCATCTTGTTTTGATGGATGAGCCCTTTTCAGGGCTTGATACTGTTCTGAAAGATCAGGTGAGGGAAAATACATTCCGGCTATTGAAAGAAACAGGTACGACCGTTTTGATGGTTACCCATGATCCCGAAGAAGCCATGCGGATGGCCGATAAGATCGTTCTGATGAAAGATGGGCAGATTATCCAGCAAGGTACCCCTGCGGAACTATACAGTTCACCGGTTAATGAATTTGTTGCGTCATTTCTGGGAAGGGTCAATAAAGTTCCGGCCCGTGCCGTTGACGGAATTTTGGAAACGGAACTCGGGCAGGTTGCCCATCCTCAGGCAAGTCTAGCTATCGGTGAGTGTGAAGTGCTTGTCAGGCCGGAAGCTATCCGTTTGCAACCTTTGAGAGATGAGGGCGAAGTTCCTGGTAAGGCTATATTTGTGCGAAATCTAGGGCCTTATTGTCTGATCGATTTGGAATTGCCTTCTGGGCGTCTTGTGACAGCACGAGCTGCCAGTGTACTTCAGCCGGAGGTCGGTGAAACCCTGTCGATTACGCTTGATCGGCGGCAAGTTTTTCTTTTTGAGAACTGATCGGTCGGCAAAAACCCGTTCTTTCCAAAAAATCAGATAAAATAACTGTCGTATCTTTGGCGTTTCATGGTTATATAGGGGTATGGGAGACTGTCAGGTCGCTTGAGCTTTTAGAAGTATCGGGCTGGACGTCCTGGCGTAGATTTATTTTCAAATTGCTTCATGGGAAGGAAGCAAGGAGTTTTAATTATGAGTATTGGTCCTTGGCAGATTATTTTGATCCTCGTCATTGTGCTCATCATCTTCGGAGCCGGTAAACTGCCTCGCGTTGCTGGAGATTTGGCAAAAGGTATTAAGAATTTCAAGAAGGGAATGAACGACGAGGATAATGCGTCTTCTGAGCCTAAAGAAATTAAGGACGCCGCTTCTGCAAACCAATCTGCCGATGAAAAAGACAAGGCTGCTCAAGGGTAAGCCCTAGCGGCAGTTAATTTTCTTCGAGTGAGGATTGAAGGGTGAGCCATGTTTGATATTGGCTGGTCGGAAATGGTGTTCGTCGCCATTATTGCTGTGCTGGTTATCGGCCCAAAGGATTTACCGGGTGCGATAGCCGCAGTGGGCAAATACGTGCGGAAAATCAAGGGTTTCGCCCGGGAGTTTCAATCTGGTATTGATGATCTCGCTCGCGAAGCGGAGCTTGATGATCTGAAAAAGACCGTGAGCGGAGATCAGTTTAACATCAAGAAACAGGTTGAGGATGCGGTTGATCCGACCGGCGATTTCTCAAAAGCTTTTGAGGATGTAAAACCTGATATCCGTGAAGACACACCGTCTAACGAAACATCTGGTGCAGCATCATCTTCAACTTCCTCAGAAGATGTTGAAAAGCCTCAACCAAAAATTGGGATCACCCCAGTTTCTGAAATCAATTACGATAAAGAGACGGATGCCGAAAAAGTATCTGCCCCTTCAGACAGTAAAGTTTCCTGAGAATGACTGCAGATAACGAGCTAGATGACAGTAAAGCGCCGTTAATGGAGCATATTGTTGAGTTTCGTAACCGGCTTGTTTATTCGGTTATCACGTTGCTCATCACATTCATTTTTTGTTATTTGGTCAGTGAGGAGCTCTTTAGGTTCCTTGTCCGCCCACTTGTAGATGCCCTTGGGGATGATGTGGCAGGACGCCGTATGATTTATACGGGACTGCATGAGGCCTTCTTCACCTATATCAAGATCGCCTTTTTTGTGGCGCTGTTTGTCTCTTTTCCTATCATCGCGACACAGATTTGGGCCTTTGTGGCACCGGGTCTTTATAAGCATGAAAAGAAAGCGTTTCTGCCATTTTTGGTAGTGACGCCTGTCCTGTTTTTTATGGGCGGTGCACTGGCTTATGAATTTGTAATGCCACTTGCCTGGAATTTCTTGCTTGGCTTTGAGAGTTCTGGTGACAGCTCTATGTATGCAAAGGCTTACGCTGCCATCACTGAGGCTTATCCGGCAGTTATGGCGTATTTGCCAACACCTTCGGCACCCATGTCACTTCCTATTCAGGCGGAAACTAGGGTAAGTGAATATCTGAGCCTTTCCATGAAGCTCATTTTTGCCTTTGGTCTCTGCTTTCAGTTGCCAGTTCTTTTGACCCTGTTAGGTCGAGTTGGAATTGTTTCGTCGGAAGGCCTGAAAAAGAAGTTTAAATATGCTGTTGTTTTCGCCTTCATAGCGGCGGCTATTTTGACACCTCCTGATCCGCTTTCACAGATTACGCTCGCGGTTCCGATCATCATTCTCTATGCGATTTCGATCGTAAGTGTGAAAATGGTTGAGAAAAAACGGGCTCAACGGGAAGCTGAACTGGAAGAGGACTGACCTGACGAATAGGTCATGGAATTTCTGCAACAGTCTTGAGTTTCTGCAGGAATTCCCTTTGGTCTGTCCAAGTTGCGACTGGACGAAGGAAAGCCAGACGCTTATACAAAACATTCCAACCTGATTTCAAATTGAAGACCGGCTGACACATGCTAGATTTACGATGGATTCGCGAAAACCCCGAGGCGTTTGATGCTGCACTGGCCCGACGTGGGCTGGAGCCACTATCATCCAAAGTTCTGGAGATGGATGAGAGCCATCGGCAGCTCAAAACTGATTTGCAGACGAACCAGGCGCGGCGGAATGAAGCTGCCAAAGCCATTGGCAAGGCTAAATCCGCAGGCGAAGATGCGGATGCACTCATTAAAGAGGTCGCCAGCCTGAAATCTGCTGTCCAGGAAATGGAAGCGAAGGATCGCGAGATGGGGGAGGAGATGGATGCACTTCTCTCCGGCATTCCGAATATCCTTAAGGATGACGTTCCAGAAGGGGACGACGAAGACCAGAATGTAGAGCTCCGCAAAGTTGGTGAGATCCCAAGTTTTTCCTTCACACCCAAAGAGCATTATGAACTTGGAGCAGATCTTGGCTTTATGGATTTTGAAACAGCTGCCAAACTCTCTGGCAGTCGTTTTGTTGTGAATAAAGGGCCGCTCGCTCGGTTGGAGCGTGCCTTGGCTGCCTTTATGATTGATGTGCACACGCAGGAAAATGGATATTTGGAAGTATCCCCGCCTGTGATTGTCCGCAACCAGGCTCTTTACGGAACAAGCCAACTGCCGAAATTTGAGGAAGATCTCTATAAACTGGATACAGGAAGCTATCTGATCCCAACGGCTGAGGTGCCGCTGACAAATCTAGTCAGTGACAGCATTGTTGGGGAAGCGGAATTGCCTATGCGCTTTACGGCTCATACCCTTTGTTTCCGATCAGAGGCAGGATCTGCGGGTAAAGATACAGCGGGTATGCTGCGCCAACACCAGTTTGCTAAAGTGGAAATGGTCTCGATCACAACGCCTGAACAATCTGCGGAAGAGCATGAGCGGATGACAGCCTGCGCAGAGGGTATTCTGAAGCGATTGGGATTGGCATATAGGGTTGTAGTTCTGTGTAGTGGGGATACCGGTTTTGGTGCCCGTAAAACCTACGACATTGAGGTGTGGCTGCCTGGTCAGAACACCTATCGTGAAATTTCAAGCTGTTCTGTCTGCGGTGATTTCCAAGCCCGCCGCATGAAAGCGCGTTTCCGTCCTGAAGAAGGCAAGGGAACTCGGTTCGTTCATACCCTGAACGGATCTGGTCTCGCTGTCGGGCGGACTTTGATTGCGATTATGGAAAATTATCAGCAGGAAGACGGATCTATTCTGATCCCGGAAGCTTTGCAGCCCTACATGGGTGGTCTGACAAAAATTGAAGCCAATTAAGAACAAGAAAGGTTTAGGTGTCACTTTGAGAATATTATTGAGTAATGACGACGGTTTTGATGCACCGGGTATGGAAGTTCTGAAACGCATAGCAAACGCGCTTTCAGACGATGTGATTATCGTTGCCCCGGCTAAAGAGCAA contains the following coding sequences:
- the scpB gene encoding SMC-Scp complex subunit ScpB; this encodes MSVNPEHVRMVEALLFAAKEPLDEVSLAARLPDDAEVPEILKYLVKAYEHKGVNLIQLAGKWTFLTAPDLAWLLQDEKETERKLSRAALETLSIIAYHQPITRAEIEEIRGVGLSRGVMDILFDAGWIRPRGRRRTPGRPVTYGTTEEFLIHFGLDDVRDLPGFDEMKASGLLNMEPSGLFDDIPGVEAATELDPEEEED
- a CDS encoding GNAT family N-acetyltransferase, whose translation is MTNLEIKELNADSLPDFVADLSGCLKACVEAGANVNFILPFSLQEAEAYWIENALPALQRNERDCWIALQDGKLAGTVQLIKKLTPNQIHRAEVTKLLVHPNYRRLGIADKLMRVLIERANSMGKNLVTLDTVTDSPAQRLYEGHGFQLAGIIPGFAKEPDTDKLVPTSYMYLNL
- a CDS encoding helix-turn-helix domain-containing protein, which encodes MQEDLGSRLAKRLKSLRAEKSWSLEQLAQETGISRATLSRMENSEVSPTTDILSKLCAAYGLTLSRLLSMVEDSFTAKVSASDQPEWRDREKGFYRLSVSPPSQSLKAELLKCRIEAGQVIAYDKPSLPGLEHHLHLLDGSLSVTVDEISYTLNAGDSLRYHSFGPTRFETPAGSAATYILALV
- a CDS encoding ABC transporter permease, with product MFVPAWDVWAHLVNTVLATYLLNTLILLVCVTVLVLSIGVPTAWLVTMYQFPGSRIFSWALFLPLAMPAYIIAYTYTGMFDFAGPVQTFLRELFGWSRNDYWFPHIRSVGGAALMLGLVLYPYVFLVSRAAFLEQSIAALEVGRTLGRKPFRVFFEIALPLARPAIVAGLALALMETLSDFGTVQYFAVDTFTTGIYRTWLGLGEPAAAAQLAALLMVFVFTLVILERYNRGRRKYHHTGSKYQTIRRVPLKGSKAIWAFLACFLPIFLGFLLPVGWLLNKSFLYPETVLNDEFPDLLTSSIGVAAGASFVALLVALFLVYAKRSGQKRHGSGLRSLSLRVAAMGYAIPGPVLAVGIMIPFGFLDNSIDQWARQLFGISTGLLLSGTLFALMFAYLVRFLAVSLGTVEASVEKITPSMEQAATVMGVTGLSQLWRVHIPIISGSLLTALLMVFVDVLKELPATLIMRPFGFETLAVRAYELAADERLAEAAGPSIAIVLAGIVPVIILSRAIGKARPGQKDVIGE
- a CDS encoding ABC transporter ATP-binding protein; the protein is MTHLLLSNIHHRLSESFSLQIERLEMKDGEILCLLGPSGCGKSTTLRMVAGLESPVKGNILIRGHLVAGEGRFVEPEDRRVGLVFQDYALFPHLTVADNVAFGLDDLGKSSRKRVSLAALEQVGLANYADKYPHMLSGGEQQRVALARALAPNPHLVLMDEPFSGLDTVLKDQVRENTFRLLKETGTTVLMVTHDPEEAMRMADKIVLMKDGQIIQQGTPAELYSSPVNEFVASFLGRVNKVPARAVDGILETELGQVAHPQASLAIGECEVLVRPEAIRLQPLRDEGEVPGKAIFVRNLGPYCLIDLELPSGRLVTARAASVLQPEVGETLSITLDRRQVFLFEN
- the tatA gene encoding twin-arginine translocase TatA/TatE family subunit, which codes for MSIGPWQIILILVIVLIIFGAGKLPRVAGDLAKGIKNFKKGMNDEDNASSEPKEIKDAASANQSADEKDKAAQG
- the tatB gene encoding Sec-independent protein translocase protein TatB, whose protein sequence is MFDIGWSEMVFVAIIAVLVIGPKDLPGAIAAVGKYVRKIKGFAREFQSGIDDLAREAELDDLKKTVSGDQFNIKKQVEDAVDPTGDFSKAFEDVKPDIREDTPSNETSGAASSSTSSEDVEKPQPKIGITPVSEINYDKETDAEKVSAPSDSKVS
- the tatC gene encoding twin-arginine translocase subunit TatC gives rise to the protein MTADNELDDSKAPLMEHIVEFRNRLVYSVITLLITFIFCYLVSEELFRFLVRPLVDALGDDVAGRRMIYTGLHEAFFTYIKIAFFVALFVSFPIIATQIWAFVAPGLYKHEKKAFLPFLVVTPVLFFMGGALAYEFVMPLAWNFLLGFESSGDSSMYAKAYAAITEAYPAVMAYLPTPSAPMSLPIQAETRVSEYLSLSMKLIFAFGLCFQLPVLLTLLGRVGIVSSEGLKKKFKYAVVFAFIAAAILTPPDPLSQITLAVPIIILYAISIVSVKMVEKKRAQREAELEED
- the serS gene encoding serine--tRNA ligase; the encoded protein is MLDLRWIRENPEAFDAALARRGLEPLSSKVLEMDESHRQLKTDLQTNQARRNEAAKAIGKAKSAGEDADALIKEVASLKSAVQEMEAKDREMGEEMDALLSGIPNILKDDVPEGDDEDQNVELRKVGEIPSFSFTPKEHYELGADLGFMDFETAAKLSGSRFVVNKGPLARLERALAAFMIDVHTQENGYLEVSPPVIVRNQALYGTSQLPKFEEDLYKLDTGSYLIPTAEVPLTNLVSDSIVGEAELPMRFTAHTLCFRSEAGSAGKDTAGMLRQHQFAKVEMVSITTPEQSAEEHERMTACAEGILKRLGLAYRVVVLCSGDTGFGARKTYDIEVWLPGQNTYREISSCSVCGDFQARRMKARFRPEEGKGTRFVHTLNGSGLAVGRTLIAIMENYQQEDGSILIPEALQPYMGGLTKIEAN